The region agttttgggcttttaattcgagtttaaatcatattgggttcaggttttaggcttaatttttattatatatgagcacaatattgtatttatcaactactattattttatcattttattattctaaaattttagtaattattaagtagtttaagttatttaggacttttatgtcaataagaaagtttagtttaaaaatacTTCttatttaggttaattagagttctagtatacttaagagttttatatAGATAGCctatatatataggcctttgcattgtacacaaatcattaaattcattattattcaacttttcttttgagttaataaattctctaagtttttctttcaagaatttttcttgagtttcttttaaaagagttttaacaatctctttagattgtggggatcatcttcaaactttttcttgccaaggtttCTATCTTGGAAGGGAAACTAGAGTCGTTTAAAGGGAGTTGTAGTTTCTTCGTGTTTCCAaagcttcttaggacttctacatatcACATTCTGTCTTTTCCATCTATCgcctttattttcttctttattgttcaaatatttgatttattattctatttatttatcttagttatttaattatttaatttgttttgtttgaCTTGGCTTTGATTGTGTTTTAGGTTGTGTCAAAACCCAAGTTTCTTTTAGAACGTCtaaagccctaagtcaaatccatGACTTGAACAAACTTTATGATCCACTTTCGAATTCATTTGTCCCATTCTATATCAAAcatgttataatataaaaatttgcaataaaaaatatatgataaagATAGGTATCAGAAAGGAAGATAaatcatttttctcttttcttccttaAATAACTGAATGttagaaggagaagaagaagggtTTCGACCATAAGGGTTCAACTTTGATGCTTTAatttggttagtgcaatttagcctttttcttgtaatgtttatgttttttagatcatgGGAGCTTAATATAGCTAACCCATATCTTAATTTGTTaaacttttaaagttttaaaaagttatcattgatgatttcttgaagttttaggtgttaaattgatagattttaagtttagaggtgaaaaaagactaaattgtgaagttaaTTGATAGTTCTGTACAATAGGGactaaagggcataaattgtgaaactTGTTGTAGAAATAAGAAATAGGATATCCTAAATGGACTATAGTGAAATTAGATTGAATTTTGGAGttctaaattgaaagttatgttagtcctgattttagggactaaactaaataaaatgtgaaatttgtataaATTTGTAATTGAGTGTAAAATTGATTGTGTATTGATGGTTTTGTGTATTTATGTTAATCCATAGTTAACATTGACCTAGATTCCTCAAAAAGGAAGGACAAAGATAAAGTCGTTGACGAATAGCTCGGAGTTTacaatttgtatttctataatccgaatcatTTCAGTTGTtgcatttatgatttttttacatGGTTAGATCATGAAGTGAGTTGGAAATGATAAATCGAGCTGAAACGATTCAATTTGGTTATtggtaataaggactaaattgaatagatttgaaaATATTGTATATTATTGTAATTACAAAATTGGCTTTGTGTTAAGATGAATTATAATGTTATGCATGTAAATTGATAAATTGGTTGATGAATGGACAGTATTGAATTGATCAATTATCTTATAAATGAAATCGATAAATTATTACCCTATTAACTGCTTGGGCAAAGTCGGATAtaattgacatgccataggatagaaAGATTTCAAGGCTACTTCGACCACGattcgatgaggcattgggtgccaaatcACTTCGGTTATATCGGTGAGTGTAGGACACAATTTATATACTTTGGATTtgtccgatgaggcactgggtgccaaactggtgtgattggttggatccgtgtattcgtCTAAGTTCgtgtcatgttaatagggaattaaaatataaaaagttataatGACACAGGAgattatttgaaatgatgattgatTATGTTGATCAAATTTGTAGGGTCGATATATTGAAATGAAAGACGTGGAAATCAAtcgtttggaaaattttaaatgtattatgAAATGGACTATGTTCTTATGCTAGTAAATTGAATACGAATGAGATAATGAATATGAGAAAATGTTATATTATGACATGTTGCTTTATATTGAACATTTGATCAATGATTCATACATTTACatgatttatattatgttatatttttcGATTATAGAAATAACACTGAAGTTTATACTCAGTGTACTGTTTTGTTTTCCTTGCGTAGGTTAGGTATTTATCGAATCTTCGAGTATCGAGTTTAGCATCAATCTCAGAATCTCAATCTCAACTATTTTGGTGAACTTCTTTTTGttgtatatatggcatgtacgtAGGAAAGTTGTTGGTATTTTGGTCATGGTTGGGAATGTTGATTTAGAAGATGTTATATGTATTAAGTAGTTATTTGCAAGCTATTATGTAATTGTGGTGTGAATAGTTGAGGCCTAATTGAAAATGGTAAGTCTTGATATAGGTAAATTTGATGAGATATGATAGCATATTTGGTAAGCAAAAGTGGTATGAATTGTGGCAAGGTGGCTATGTTTTCATTATGGTATAGGTTGTGTTTGATGGTAGAAAggtgtgtatatatacatatcttaATGTTTGGATATGAAATCATTGGTAAGTTCTGATTGTTTGATTTGTGTTTGGATATGAATTGGACAagtatttggtatgtttatgttaACATGAATTTGGTCATGTTCtagaatgtatcatgaagtataAGGTTGCTAATAGGTTGTGGTATATTAGGTGAAAATGACATGAGTATGAGAATTTGAATTGATGTATAAATTGAGTTTAAGATGCATGCTAGTTGGCATTGAGTTGATTTTGAGTAAAGTGGTAAAATTTTGCAGATTTGAAGATTGAATATTGTAGAAATAAATAGTGACATCGTGACGTCGTTCGAACATCGTCACAATGAGAAAGCCATGTTACGACGTCAATTGTAAGTTGTCAATATGAGAATGTGCTTTAGGTCATGGTGCGACGAGGAACCTCGTCATTGCGATGAGACCAAAACAATGAGTCACATTATGACGAGGAACTCCCTCATGTTACGACGTtgtcccaaaattttgcattctTTGCAATTAAAAATCCCATCCCTATGTCGAGCTAGCTTTAGAGCTTACATAAGCTCATGCAAGACTCGAAATTGATTCCACCCCATATTGAATGTATGTTTTAGCTGAATTTTAACTATTGATTGCTATGAATTGCTCGTACTTGATTGTGGTTACTTCGGTAAAGTTTGTGACATCTCGTGACCTAGACCCAACGACTAGGTCTGGTGATGGGGTGTTAAAAATTCTCACTTTCCTAATAATTAGAAAGTGTAATTGGAGTACTCCAATCATACTCAATTTAGAGGAACCTGTCAATTACAATGATTATGCAAATATATCACTCTTATGTAATTACAAATAATAACActtaaattaaattcaattattacacTTATCTTACGAAAATAATATTACCTCACCTTCTTTCAAAAGAAATATTACCTTAGGGAGAATTAGCAAAAAAATGTTGTTTTTTAAAGTTAACTAGCTAATTaggtccttttctttttcaaaatttaagaaaataggtCGTTTTTTGAAAGGAAAATCAAAAACGCATCTTGAGAaaatggtttttaaaaaaaaatgctttCTACGAAATGCATTTTCTCTTAACATGATAGCTCCTTTGGTTATACAATCAAATAATAATGATTTCATCTTTGAGTCTCAGGTTTAATTGCTCTTCTAACaacatttctattttttatttcatgttgtttcaagtttttattttatttttaattaatttttttaattaataaatatatcattttcaagttttttatttttaattcatctttttaatcaataaatcttttatttatataaataaaataataaatatgtaattatataataaaaatatatattatatattgttgagtatgcctcatatttcagtcaaatttgagagataatctcccaattaaactctgtttatttgtttcagttgaactctgattagtttagattattttattattatccgacctacaaatttagcttataaatagaccattttacaacattagaaaaaacacccattaaagattagaattcataacacttttggagaattttgtttatgttttgagggttctttgttttcgggtttcaggatttagtttttatctcaatcttttgtactcttcgttttttttccattatagtaaaattatctttacttgtggtttttttatcatctttggagagattttttcatgttaaatttgtgtgttcaaattttcaatttcttctgttatttttttacttgttcattgcttaatcgggtcgatccccaacatatatattattatgttaaaaatattttaaattaataactcttttatttatataaataaaataataaatatataaatatataataaatatataattttatatttatcattatgttaaatatattttatttttttaaaagcatcaattaatttttttgatatatatttttgatatataatatttatatgtcaaatatttattttctccacctACATTATGGGTGTgttgatttctaatattataaaatcaaataattctttcaaatattattattattttatatagaaaatatttcaaatataattgtttttcatctacattgtgggtatggtatattctaatattataaaatcaattaattatttcaaatatcattatttttagtaaatataatttttatatgtgaaatatttatttttcaatccatatcatgagtgtagtaaattctagtattatatatttttgtatgtgtatttgaaataattatttgaaatatttcacatataaacataatgatattgggataattaattgaaatatttcacatataaaaatattttaaatatcatactcacaatgtagatgaaaaaacaatgatatttaaaatattttacatataaaaataataatatttaaaataattattttattttataatattagaaattatCATACCCACAATTTAagtggagaaaataaatatttgacatataaatattatatataaataaaaatataaaaaattagttaatgttttttaaaaataaaatatatttttattatataattatataatcattaatttatttatatagataaaggagttattaattaaaaatacttttaacataatgatatataatatatatttttattatataattacatatttattattttatttatataaataaaataattattagttaaaaatgaattaaaaataaaaaaaactttaaacaatgtgaaatagaaaattagtggaactgaaatattaaaagaagactagaaagcgtttttcaaaaagatattttttttaaactaattgTTGATTTCTTTTCCTAAAAACGATGtatttctttaaattaaaaaaaacgaaataatttactaattaattttaaaaaacgaatttttttttctaattttccattacCTTGCCATTCTAATATTTGTTCGtcaaggaaaaaaaaagtgaggAAGTCTCTAGAACTTGGGTCAGGCATGGATGATGTGACGAAAACATGACATGTAAGCTTATAAAACCCTAAGAAGCAAATCAGGGCTTTAGATTTAGTTGGTTTGTGTAGCCAAACGCTCCCTTACTTTGATTCTATCGTCGATTCAAAGCAGCTTTCTTATCCATGGCGTCTACATTTTTGGCACTACCCAAAACCTTCACTTCAAACAAGCCTACCTTCCCTTCTCTTTCAACCCACAAACTTCTCGGTTAGTTTACGTTAGCCTTAGCCTTAGGCTCTCTTTTCTACAAAATCTCTCCCTTTGtgttgtttagattttttttttcctaaTCGGTTTCTCTTTGTAATTTGGGTTTCAAGCAGGGACTCGAAGAAATTCACTTAGAATCAATGCTGTGGCCACTAAATGGGAACCCACCAAggtatttttgtttaatttcataATCTGAGTTAGCTAAAGACGATTTAATTTGTATTTGTAAACCCATGttctaaatttacatttttttttcaggTTGTTCCTCAAGCTGACAGAGTTCTTATCCGTCTCCAAGAATTACCTGAGGTATATATTGGTTACTTATCCATTTCTGTTAGTACCGAAGTTGCTTGTTCTAACTGGTTGGGTTATCCCAAATCCGGGTTTCTTTAGTTTCAAGCTTGTTCCTTTAAATGCAACTATGAGAATTGTTTGTTTCCTCTTCTCTGAGTTTATATGAAAATTGAGTTACATAACTTTTCTATTCTTaattgatgttgattttgctacTCTATATTTAGATTGTTAAGTAGTTTCATTAAGTGAGTTTGTATCTTGTTAACTCTTGACATTAACTCAGTGAAGCACTTTAAGCATAGAAGTATATTTACATGATGACCTATTGGTGGATGAATGCACATTTCTAGGCTGTGGTGTATAACTTGTAAATCATTAGGCTCTCTTTGACAGATTATCTACTTTGTGTTAGTCTCAAGTGATGAATATCTTCTGTTTTGTCCCCCTATTGTTGCCAATTGTTGAGCAAATGAATTGCAATTTTTATACCACAGAAATCAGCTGGTGGAGTTTTGTTGCCCAAATCAGCTGTCAAGTTTGAGAGGTACCTGATGGGGGAGGTATGATGACAATTTGTTAAATATCTTTTTCCCCTTTTCAAAT is a window of Gossypium hirsutum isolate 1008001.06 chromosome D08, Gossypium_hirsutum_v2.1, whole genome shotgun sequence DNA encoding:
- the LOC107900791 gene encoding 10 kDa chaperonin 1, chloroplastic isoform X2, giving the protein MASTFLALPKTFTSNKPTFPSLSTHKLLGTRRNSLRINAVATKWEPTKVVPQADRVLIRLQELPEKSAGGVLLPKSAVKFERYLMGEIVSVGAEVGNVETGKKVLFSDINAYEVDLGTDTRHVFCKESDLLAEVD
- the LOC107900791 gene encoding 10 kDa chaperonin 1, chloroplastic isoform X1 yields the protein MASTFLALPKTFTSNKPTFPSLSTHKLLAGTRRNSLRINAVATKWEPTKVVPQADRVLIRLQELPEKSAGGVLLPKSAVKFERYLMGEIVSVGAEVGNVETGKKVLFSDINAYEVDLGTDTRHVFCKESDLLAEVD